The Mytilus galloprovincialis chromosome 7, xbMytGall1.hap1.1, whole genome shotgun sequence genome has a window encoding:
- the LOC143083055 gene encoding uncharacterized protein LOC143083055 isoform X28: MNYQKVYMNHIHSSSLLCQLAQMWRSQLLCDALICTGNVVTKAHRVVLLAACPMLQSMENASIGTELEVRLAADIKQEAVTTFLQYLYEGFMLLTEENVKHVEKVARLLQVDSVIKCCSDFFKCLEKSTGKQHNANYKFDKYDLLEFRHVRATGLQKTYHDRLMKRMSEAPRPSSPTGGKRQRLHPRPSSPPTDFMSQRADDAASMTQSYMTGNPTGTGSARSGASSQSSRSGSPSVVEIIEDSLELIQREKSVPGQPEPSRLSQQKTSISVASHVSNSKDTRVINIADDSGGGRTRVTDSFSDRVQNIPSSPQQSSQPQMPVSPKISFRDTHPPQNIQHPSPTSFIQRTPNQMSFTSQPPPPPLQQAGTLNIAPLSQSFSQDRFQQRQQEQQSSQSRPPPMSTDMFMESVKTSQSFITSTPQQRTHPSYPPISGATKPSFAIGSASQGGAPPQSPSFQSQSSSQQQESTGMADKGEKREAESSRPQEGHDPGPEGNDDIPDLAIVKIEKVGEDETGGLLLQVDSGQGDAAHRHGQLSMEEEQEYDESDLTGDWSQEDISNEGSFQSSHMDDPTGAMYMGPTSDYTLRLDHQSRRSRNYDPLYLDMAVDSVLTGKLNPTQASREFRVPRQTIVNRLNKIKPKVTPQNINAV; encoded by the exons atgaattacCAGAAGGTATATATGAATCACATACATTCAAGCTCTCTACTATGCCAGTTAGCACAGATGTGGAGAAGTCAGTTGCTGTGTGATGCATTGATTTGCACAGGAAATGTAGTTACAAAG GCACACCGAGTTGTGCTTTTGGCAGCTTGTCCCATGTTGCAGTCGATGGAAAATGCATCAATTGGAACCGAGTTGGAGGTTCGTCTAGCTGCTGATATTAAACAGGAAGCTGTAACCACATTCTTACAATATTTGTATGAGGGATTTATGTTACTTACTGAAGAAAATGTGAAACATGTAGAAAAAGTAGCAAGATTGCTTCAAGTAGACAGTGTGATCAAATGTTGCTCAGACTTCTTCAAGTGTCTCGAAAAATCCACAGGAAAACAACACAATGCTAATtacaaatttgacaaatatgACTTACTTGAATTCCGTCATGTGCGAGCCACTGGATTACAAAAAACTTATCATGATAGACTAATGAAAAGGATGTCCGAAGCTCCCCGCCCATCTAGTCCCACAGGAGGGAAACGTCAAAGATTACATCCTCGTCCTTCCTCCCCACCAACTGACTTCATGTCTCAAAGAGCAGATGATGCTGCATCAATGACACAAAGTTATATGACAGGAAATCCTACTGGAACAGGAAGTGCCCGATCAGGTGCTTCAAGTCAGTCAAGTAGATCAGGGTCACCGTCAGTTGTAGAAATAATAGAGGACAGTTTGGAATTAATTCAAAGAGAAAAATCTGTCCCTGGGCAACCTGAACCATCAAGGTTATCCCAGCAAAAGACATCAATTTCTGTGGCATCACATGTTTCAAATTCTAAAGACACTCGTGTGATTAATATCGCGGATGACAGTGGTGGGGGAAGGACCCGTGTAACAGACTCATTTAGTGATCGTGTTCAAAATATTCCAAGTTCACCACAGCAGTCATCACAACCTCAAATGCCAGTCTCGCCAAAGATATCATTCCGAGATACTCATCCTCCTCAGAACATTCAACATCCGTCACCTACATCATTCATCCAACGTACACCAAATCAAATGAGCTTTACCTCACAACCACCGCCTCCTCCATTACAGCAAGCTGGAACATTAAACATTGCTCCATTATCACAATCATTCTCACAGGATCGTTTCCAGCAACGTCAACAGGAACAACAATCTAGTCAGTCTCGTCCACCACCAATGTCCACTGACATGTTTATGGAAAGTGTTAAAACGTCACAAAGTTTCATTACAAGTACTCCTCAACAACGAACCCATCCATCATATCCTCCCATATCTGGTGCTACTAAACCGTCATTTGCTATTGGAAGTGCTTCACAAGGTGGTGCACCGCCGCAAAGTCCATCATTCCAAAGTCAATCATCTAGTCAGCAACAAGAATCCACTGGAATGGCGGACAAGGGTGAAAAACGGGAGGCAGAAAG TTCAAGGCCACAAGAAGGTCATGATCCAGGTCCTGAAGGAAATGATGATATCCCTGACTTGGCAATAGTGAAAATAGAAAAAGTGGGCGAGGACGAAACAGGTGGACTTTTGTTACAAGTAGATAGTGGGCAAGGTGACGCTGCTCATCGGCACGGACAATTAAGCATGGAGGAGGAGCAGGAGTATGATGAAAGTGACCTAACAGGCGATTGGTCACAGGAAGATATATCAAACGAAGGCAGCTTTCAATCATCGCATATGGACGATCCGACCGGAGCTATGTACATGGGGCCAACATCAG ATTATACATTGAGACTTGATCATCAGTCGAGACGTAGCAGGAATTATGATCCCTTGTATCTGGATATGGCTGTTGACAGTGTTTTAACGGGCAAATTGAATCCAACACAAGCATCAAGGGAATTTAGGGTGCCGAGACAAACTATTGTTAATAGACTGAACAAAATTAAACCAAAGGTTACGCCTCAAAACATTAATGCAGTGTAA
- the LOC143083055 gene encoding uncharacterized protein LOC143083055 isoform X42, translating into MNYQKVYMNHIHSSSLLCQLAQMWRSQLLCDALICTGNVVTKAHRVVLLAACPMLQSMENASIGTELEVRLAADIKQEAVTTFLQYLYEGFMLLTEENVKHVEKVARLLQVDSVIKCCSDFFKCLEKSTGKQHNANYKFDKYDLLEFRHVRATGLQKTYHDRLMKRMSEAPRPSSPTGGKRQRLHPRPSSPPTDFMSQRADDAASMTQSYMTGNPTGTGSARSGASSQSSRSGSPSVVEIIEDSLELIQREKSVPGQPEPSRLSQQKTSISVASHVSNSKDTRVINIADDSGGGRTRVTDSFSDRVQNIPSSPQQSSQPQMPVSPKISFRDTHPPQNIQHPSPTSFIQRTPNQMSFTSQPPPPPLQQAGTLNIAPLSQSFSQDRFQQRQQEQQSSQSRPPPMSTDMFMESVKTSQSFITSTPQQRTHPSYPPISGATKPSFAIGSASQGGAPPQSPSFQSQSSSQQQESTGMADKGEKREAESSRPQEGHDPGPEGNDDIPDLAIVKIEKVGEDETGGLLLQVDSGQGDAAHRHGQLSMEEEQEYDESDLTGDWSQEDISNEGSFQSSHMDDPTGAMYMGPTSEMGISPNKRSMLTQRRKTYSENQMQMAIIAVQNGTMNPTRASQVFGVPRQTIVDRLNRLKIKE; encoded by the exons atgaattacCAGAAGGTATATATGAATCACATACATTCAAGCTCTCTACTATGCCAGTTAGCACAGATGTGGAGAAGTCAGTTGCTGTGTGATGCATTGATTTGCACAGGAAATGTAGTTACAAAG GCACACCGAGTTGTGCTTTTGGCAGCTTGTCCCATGTTGCAGTCGATGGAAAATGCATCAATTGGAACCGAGTTGGAGGTTCGTCTAGCTGCTGATATTAAACAGGAAGCTGTAACCACATTCTTACAATATTTGTATGAGGGATTTATGTTACTTACTGAAGAAAATGTGAAACATGTAGAAAAAGTAGCAAGATTGCTTCAAGTAGACAGTGTGATCAAATGTTGCTCAGACTTCTTCAAGTGTCTCGAAAAATCCACAGGAAAACAACACAATGCTAATtacaaatttgacaaatatgACTTACTTGAATTCCGTCATGTGCGAGCCACTGGATTACAAAAAACTTATCATGATAGACTAATGAAAAGGATGTCCGAAGCTCCCCGCCCATCTAGTCCCACAGGAGGGAAACGTCAAAGATTACATCCTCGTCCTTCCTCCCCACCAACTGACTTCATGTCTCAAAGAGCAGATGATGCTGCATCAATGACACAAAGTTATATGACAGGAAATCCTACTGGAACAGGAAGTGCCCGATCAGGTGCTTCAAGTCAGTCAAGTAGATCAGGGTCACCGTCAGTTGTAGAAATAATAGAGGACAGTTTGGAATTAATTCAAAGAGAAAAATCTGTCCCTGGGCAACCTGAACCATCAAGGTTATCCCAGCAAAAGACATCAATTTCTGTGGCATCACATGTTTCAAATTCTAAAGACACTCGTGTGATTAATATCGCGGATGACAGTGGTGGGGGAAGGACCCGTGTAACAGACTCATTTAGTGATCGTGTTCAAAATATTCCAAGTTCACCACAGCAGTCATCACAACCTCAAATGCCAGTCTCGCCAAAGATATCATTCCGAGATACTCATCCTCCTCAGAACATTCAACATCCGTCACCTACATCATTCATCCAACGTACACCAAATCAAATGAGCTTTACCTCACAACCACCGCCTCCTCCATTACAGCAAGCTGGAACATTAAACATTGCTCCATTATCACAATCATTCTCACAGGATCGTTTCCAGCAACGTCAACAGGAACAACAATCTAGTCAGTCTCGTCCACCACCAATGTCCACTGACATGTTTATGGAAAGTGTTAAAACGTCACAAAGTTTCATTACAAGTACTCCTCAACAACGAACCCATCCATCATATCCTCCCATATCTGGTGCTACTAAACCGTCATTTGCTATTGGAAGTGCTTCACAAGGTGGTGCACCGCCGCAAAGTCCATCATTCCAAAGTCAATCATCTAGTCAGCAACAAGAATCCACTGGAATGGCGGACAAGGGTGAAAAACGGGAGGCAGAAAG TTCAAGGCCACAAGAAGGTCATGATCCAGGTCCTGAAGGAAATGATGATATCCCTGACTTGGCAATAGTGAAAATAGAAAAAGTGGGCGAGGACGAAACAGGTGGACTTTTGTTACAAGTAGATAGTGGGCAAGGTGACGCTGCTCATCGGCACGGACAATTAAGCATGGAGGAGGAGCAGGAGTATGATGAAAGTGACCTAACAGGCGATTGGTCACAGGAAGATATATCAAACGAAGGCAGCTTTCAATCATCGCATATGGACGATCCGACCGGAGCTATGTACATGGGGCCAACATCAG AAATGGGTATATCACCGAACAAGAGGTCTATGTTGACTCAGAGAAGGAAGACATATAGTGAAAATCAAATGCAAATGGCCATTATTGCTGTGCAGAATGGAACTATGAATCCAACCAGAGCTTCTCAAGTATTTGGTGTTCCTCGACAAACTATAGTTGATAGATTGAATAGATTGAAGATAAAAGAATAA
- the LOC143083055 gene encoding uncharacterized protein LOC143083055 isoform X25, translated as MNYQKVYMNHIHSSSLLCQLAQMWRSQLLCDALICTGNVVTKAHRVVLLAACPMLQSMENASIGTELEVRLAADIKQEAVTTFLQYLYEGFMLLTEENVKHVEKVARLLQVDSVIKCCSDFFKCLEKSTGKQHNANYKFDKYDLLEFRHVRATGLQKTYHDRLMKRMSEAPRPSSPTGGKRQRLHPRPSSPPTDFMSQRADDAASMTQSYMTGNPTGTGSARSGASSQSSRSGSPSVVEIIEDSLELIQREKSVPGQPEPSRLSQQKTSISVASHVSNSKDTRVINIADDSGGGRTRVTDSFSDRVQNIPSSPQQSSQPQMPVSPKISFRDTHPPQNIQHPSPTSFIQRTPNQMSFTSQPPPPPLQQAGTLNIAPLSQSFSQDRFQQRQQEQQSSQSRPPPMSTDMFMESVKTSQSFITSTPQQRTHPSYPPISGATKPSFAIGSASQGGAPPQSPSFQSQSSSQQQESTGMADKGEKREAESSRPQEGHDPGPEGNDDIPDLAIVKIEKVGEDETGGLLLQVDSGQGDAAHRHGQLSMEEEQEYDESDLTGDWSQEDISNEGSFQSSHMDDPTGAMYMGPTSDMRILSVVRTLRPTKRNNPYSDADYQNALHAVVSGTMNAHRAAKTFGVPRMTIVDNLARIKRRIQKFP; from the exons atgaattacCAGAAGGTATATATGAATCACATACATTCAAGCTCTCTACTATGCCAGTTAGCACAGATGTGGAGAAGTCAGTTGCTGTGTGATGCATTGATTTGCACAGGAAATGTAGTTACAAAG GCACACCGAGTTGTGCTTTTGGCAGCTTGTCCCATGTTGCAGTCGATGGAAAATGCATCAATTGGAACCGAGTTGGAGGTTCGTCTAGCTGCTGATATTAAACAGGAAGCTGTAACCACATTCTTACAATATTTGTATGAGGGATTTATGTTACTTACTGAAGAAAATGTGAAACATGTAGAAAAAGTAGCAAGATTGCTTCAAGTAGACAGTGTGATCAAATGTTGCTCAGACTTCTTCAAGTGTCTCGAAAAATCCACAGGAAAACAACACAATGCTAATtacaaatttgacaaatatgACTTACTTGAATTCCGTCATGTGCGAGCCACTGGATTACAAAAAACTTATCATGATAGACTAATGAAAAGGATGTCCGAAGCTCCCCGCCCATCTAGTCCCACAGGAGGGAAACGTCAAAGATTACATCCTCGTCCTTCCTCCCCACCAACTGACTTCATGTCTCAAAGAGCAGATGATGCTGCATCAATGACACAAAGTTATATGACAGGAAATCCTACTGGAACAGGAAGTGCCCGATCAGGTGCTTCAAGTCAGTCAAGTAGATCAGGGTCACCGTCAGTTGTAGAAATAATAGAGGACAGTTTGGAATTAATTCAAAGAGAAAAATCTGTCCCTGGGCAACCTGAACCATCAAGGTTATCCCAGCAAAAGACATCAATTTCTGTGGCATCACATGTTTCAAATTCTAAAGACACTCGTGTGATTAATATCGCGGATGACAGTGGTGGGGGAAGGACCCGTGTAACAGACTCATTTAGTGATCGTGTTCAAAATATTCCAAGTTCACCACAGCAGTCATCACAACCTCAAATGCCAGTCTCGCCAAAGATATCATTCCGAGATACTCATCCTCCTCAGAACATTCAACATCCGTCACCTACATCATTCATCCAACGTACACCAAATCAAATGAGCTTTACCTCACAACCACCGCCTCCTCCATTACAGCAAGCTGGAACATTAAACATTGCTCCATTATCACAATCATTCTCACAGGATCGTTTCCAGCAACGTCAACAGGAACAACAATCTAGTCAGTCTCGTCCACCACCAATGTCCACTGACATGTTTATGGAAAGTGTTAAAACGTCACAAAGTTTCATTACAAGTACTCCTCAACAACGAACCCATCCATCATATCCTCCCATATCTGGTGCTACTAAACCGTCATTTGCTATTGGAAGTGCTTCACAAGGTGGTGCACCGCCGCAAAGTCCATCATTCCAAAGTCAATCATCTAGTCAGCAACAAGAATCCACTGGAATGGCGGACAAGGGTGAAAAACGGGAGGCAGAAAG TTCAAGGCCACAAGAAGGTCATGATCCAGGTCCTGAAGGAAATGATGATATCCCTGACTTGGCAATAGTGAAAATAGAAAAAGTGGGCGAGGACGAAACAGGTGGACTTTTGTTACAAGTAGATAGTGGGCAAGGTGACGCTGCTCATCGGCACGGACAATTAAGCATGGAGGAGGAGCAGGAGTATGATGAAAGTGACCTAACAGGCGATTGGTCACAGGAAGATATATCAAACGAAGGCAGCTTTCAATCATCGCATATGGACGATCCGACCGGAGCTATGTACATGGGGCCAACATCAG ATATGAGGATTTTGTCAGTAGTAAGAACCCTTCGTCCTACTAAGAGAAATAATCCATATAGTGATGCAGACTATCAGAATGCTCTTCATGCAGTTGTGAGTGGGACCATGAATGCACATCGAGCTGCAAAAACATTTGGTGTACCTAGAAtgactatagttgataatttagCTAGGATAAAGAGACGAATACAAAAATTCCCTTGA
- the LOC143083055 gene encoding uncharacterized protein LOC143083055 isoform X2, translating to MNYQKVYMNHIHSSSLLCQLAQMWRSQLLCDALICTGNVVTKAHRVVLLAACPMLQSMENASIGTELEVRLAADIKQEAVTTFLQYLYEGFMLLTEENVKHVEKVARLLQVDSVIKCCSDFFKCLEKSTGKQHNANYKFDKYDLLEFRHVRATGLQKTYHDRLMKRMSEAPRPSSPTGGKRQRLHPRPSSPPTDFMSQRADDAASMTQSYMTGNPTGTGSARSGASSQSSRSGSPSVVEIIEDSLELIQREKSVPGQPEPSRLSQQKTSISVASHVSNSKDTRVINIADDSGGGRTRVTDSFSDRVQNIPSSPQQSSQPQMPVSPKISFRDTHPPQNIQHPSPTSFIQRTPNQMSFTSQPPPPPLQQAGTLNIAPLSQSFSQDRFQQRQQEQQSSQSRPPPMSTDMFMESVKTSQSFITSTPQQRTHPSYPPISGATKPSFAIGSASQGGAPPQSPSFQSQSSSQQQESTGMADKGEKREAESSRPQEGHDPGPEGNDDIPDLAIVKIEKVGEDETGGLLLQVDSGQGDAAHRHGQLSMEEEQEYDESDLTGDWSQEDISNEGSFQSSHMDDPTGAMYMGPTSDDYKTELEVTAVLKKIHGQPHSCGGLRGSRRRKDYKGYHQANLEMAVTAVMSGEMNAIQASHCYGVPSRTIYDRVAKARNSGKKKQNENKISIEGIIKPEDYKTDSDYTFISDNKEQQDNIILENPEDYNTDTNCTVISDDKEQYDYIVVSKLEEDDDL from the exons atgaattacCAGAAGGTATATATGAATCACATACATTCAAGCTCTCTACTATGCCAGTTAGCACAGATGTGGAGAAGTCAGTTGCTGTGTGATGCATTGATTTGCACAGGAAATGTAGTTACAAAG GCACACCGAGTTGTGCTTTTGGCAGCTTGTCCCATGTTGCAGTCGATGGAAAATGCATCAATTGGAACCGAGTTGGAGGTTCGTCTAGCTGCTGATATTAAACAGGAAGCTGTAACCACATTCTTACAATATTTGTATGAGGGATTTATGTTACTTACTGAAGAAAATGTGAAACATGTAGAAAAAGTAGCAAGATTGCTTCAAGTAGACAGTGTGATCAAATGTTGCTCAGACTTCTTCAAGTGTCTCGAAAAATCCACAGGAAAACAACACAATGCTAATtacaaatttgacaaatatgACTTACTTGAATTCCGTCATGTGCGAGCCACTGGATTACAAAAAACTTATCATGATAGACTAATGAAAAGGATGTCCGAAGCTCCCCGCCCATCTAGTCCCACAGGAGGGAAACGTCAAAGATTACATCCTCGTCCTTCCTCCCCACCAACTGACTTCATGTCTCAAAGAGCAGATGATGCTGCATCAATGACACAAAGTTATATGACAGGAAATCCTACTGGAACAGGAAGTGCCCGATCAGGTGCTTCAAGTCAGTCAAGTAGATCAGGGTCACCGTCAGTTGTAGAAATAATAGAGGACAGTTTGGAATTAATTCAAAGAGAAAAATCTGTCCCTGGGCAACCTGAACCATCAAGGTTATCCCAGCAAAAGACATCAATTTCTGTGGCATCACATGTTTCAAATTCTAAAGACACTCGTGTGATTAATATCGCGGATGACAGTGGTGGGGGAAGGACCCGTGTAACAGACTCATTTAGTGATCGTGTTCAAAATATTCCAAGTTCACCACAGCAGTCATCACAACCTCAAATGCCAGTCTCGCCAAAGATATCATTCCGAGATACTCATCCTCCTCAGAACATTCAACATCCGTCACCTACATCATTCATCCAACGTACACCAAATCAAATGAGCTTTACCTCACAACCACCGCCTCCTCCATTACAGCAAGCTGGAACATTAAACATTGCTCCATTATCACAATCATTCTCACAGGATCGTTTCCAGCAACGTCAACAGGAACAACAATCTAGTCAGTCTCGTCCACCACCAATGTCCACTGACATGTTTATGGAAAGTGTTAAAACGTCACAAAGTTTCATTACAAGTACTCCTCAACAACGAACCCATCCATCATATCCTCCCATATCTGGTGCTACTAAACCGTCATTTGCTATTGGAAGTGCTTCACAAGGTGGTGCACCGCCGCAAAGTCCATCATTCCAAAGTCAATCATCTAGTCAGCAACAAGAATCCACTGGAATGGCGGACAAGGGTGAAAAACGGGAGGCAGAAAG TTCAAGGCCACAAGAAGGTCATGATCCAGGTCCTGAAGGAAATGATGATATCCCTGACTTGGCAATAGTGAAAATAGAAAAAGTGGGCGAGGACGAAACAGGTGGACTTTTGTTACAAGTAGATAGTGGGCAAGGTGACGCTGCTCATCGGCACGGACAATTAAGCATGGAGGAGGAGCAGGAGTATGATGAAAGTGACCTAACAGGCGATTGGTCACAGGAAGATATATCAAACGAAGGCAGCTTTCAATCATCGCATATGGACGATCCGACCGGAGCTATGTACATGGGGCCAACATCAG ACGATTATAAAACTGAATTGGAGGTGACAGCAGTACTTAAAAAAATTCATGGACAACCCCATAGTTGTGGAGGTTTAAGAGGATCAAGAAGACGCAAGGACTATAAAGGCTATCATCAAGCTAATTTAGAAATGGCTGTGACGGCAGTCATGAGTGGAGAAATGAATGCTATACAAGCCTCACATTGTTATGGGGTCCCTAGTAGAACAATATATGACAGGGTTGCCAAAGCTAGAAATAGTGGAAAGAAaaagcaaaatgaaaataaaatcagtaTAGAAGGAATAATAAAACCTGAAGACTACAAAACGGACTCAGACTATACTTTTATATCCGACAATAAAGAACAACAGGATAACATTATTCTGGAAAACCCTGAGGATTATAATACTGACACAAACTGTACCGTAATATCTGATGACAAAGAACAATATGATTATATTGTTGTTAGTAAACTTGAAGAAGACGATGATCTGTGA
- the LOC143083055 gene encoding uncharacterized protein LOC143083055 isoform X12, giving the protein MNYQKVYMNHIHSSSLLCQLAQMWRSQLLCDALICTGNVVTKAHRVVLLAACPMLQSMENASIGTELEVRLAADIKQEAVTTFLQYLYEGFMLLTEENVKHVEKVARLLQVDSVIKCCSDFFKCLEKSTGKQHNANYKFDKYDLLEFRHVRATGLQKTYHDRLMKRMSEAPRPSSPTGGKRQRLHPRPSSPPTDFMSQRADDAASMTQSYMTGNPTGTGSARSGASSQSSRSGSPSVVEIIEDSLELIQREKSVPGQPEPSRLSQQKTSISVASHVSNSKDTRVINIADDSGGGRTRVTDSFSDRVQNIPSSPQQSSQPQMPVSPKISFRDTHPPQNIQHPSPTSFIQRTPNQMSFTSQPPPPPLQQAGTLNIAPLSQSFSQDRFQQRQQEQQSSQSRPPPMSTDMFMESVKTSQSFITSTPQQRTHPSYPPISGATKPSFAIGSASQGGAPPQSPSFQSQSSSQQQESTGMADKGEKREAESSRPQEGHDPGPEGNDDIPDLAIVKIEKVGEDETGGLLLQVDSGQGDAAHRHGQLSMEEEQEYDESDLTGDWSQEDISNEGSFQSSHMDDPTGAMYMGPTSDNYKTEFDVAATHNKIQVQPHSYGGSRRPRRTMDYKGYNEANLEMALEAVMSGRMYQTQAAKTFGVPRQTIGSRIDKLNRTK; this is encoded by the exons atgaattacCAGAAGGTATATATGAATCACATACATTCAAGCTCTCTACTATGCCAGTTAGCACAGATGTGGAGAAGTCAGTTGCTGTGTGATGCATTGATTTGCACAGGAAATGTAGTTACAAAG GCACACCGAGTTGTGCTTTTGGCAGCTTGTCCCATGTTGCAGTCGATGGAAAATGCATCAATTGGAACCGAGTTGGAGGTTCGTCTAGCTGCTGATATTAAACAGGAAGCTGTAACCACATTCTTACAATATTTGTATGAGGGATTTATGTTACTTACTGAAGAAAATGTGAAACATGTAGAAAAAGTAGCAAGATTGCTTCAAGTAGACAGTGTGATCAAATGTTGCTCAGACTTCTTCAAGTGTCTCGAAAAATCCACAGGAAAACAACACAATGCTAATtacaaatttgacaaatatgACTTACTTGAATTCCGTCATGTGCGAGCCACTGGATTACAAAAAACTTATCATGATAGACTAATGAAAAGGATGTCCGAAGCTCCCCGCCCATCTAGTCCCACAGGAGGGAAACGTCAAAGATTACATCCTCGTCCTTCCTCCCCACCAACTGACTTCATGTCTCAAAGAGCAGATGATGCTGCATCAATGACACAAAGTTATATGACAGGAAATCCTACTGGAACAGGAAGTGCCCGATCAGGTGCTTCAAGTCAGTCAAGTAGATCAGGGTCACCGTCAGTTGTAGAAATAATAGAGGACAGTTTGGAATTAATTCAAAGAGAAAAATCTGTCCCTGGGCAACCTGAACCATCAAGGTTATCCCAGCAAAAGACATCAATTTCTGTGGCATCACATGTTTCAAATTCTAAAGACACTCGTGTGATTAATATCGCGGATGACAGTGGTGGGGGAAGGACCCGTGTAACAGACTCATTTAGTGATCGTGTTCAAAATATTCCAAGTTCACCACAGCAGTCATCACAACCTCAAATGCCAGTCTCGCCAAAGATATCATTCCGAGATACTCATCCTCCTCAGAACATTCAACATCCGTCACCTACATCATTCATCCAACGTACACCAAATCAAATGAGCTTTACCTCACAACCACCGCCTCCTCCATTACAGCAAGCTGGAACATTAAACATTGCTCCATTATCACAATCATTCTCACAGGATCGTTTCCAGCAACGTCAACAGGAACAACAATCTAGTCAGTCTCGTCCACCACCAATGTCCACTGACATGTTTATGGAAAGTGTTAAAACGTCACAAAGTTTCATTACAAGTACTCCTCAACAACGAACCCATCCATCATATCCTCCCATATCTGGTGCTACTAAACCGTCATTTGCTATTGGAAGTGCTTCACAAGGTGGTGCACCGCCGCAAAGTCCATCATTCCAAAGTCAATCATCTAGTCAGCAACAAGAATCCACTGGAATGGCGGACAAGGGTGAAAAACGGGAGGCAGAAAG TTCAAGGCCACAAGAAGGTCATGATCCAGGTCCTGAAGGAAATGATGATATCCCTGACTTGGCAATAGTGAAAATAGAAAAAGTGGGCGAGGACGAAACAGGTGGACTTTTGTTACAAGTAGATAGTGGGCAAGGTGACGCTGCTCATCGGCACGGACAATTAAGCATGGAGGAGGAGCAGGAGTATGATGAAAGTGACCTAACAGGCGATTGGTCACAGGAAGATATATCAAACGAAGGCAGCTTTCAATCATCGCATATGGACGATCCGACCGGAGCTATGTACATGGGGCCAACATCAG ACAATTATAAGACTGAATTTGATGTGGCAGCAACCCATAATAAAATCCAAGTACAACCCCATAGTTATGGTGGTTCGAGACGTCCAAGACGAACCATGGACTATAAAGGCTATAACGAGGCTAATTTAGAAATGGCTTTAGAGGCAGTCATGAGTGGAAGAATGTATCAAACCCAAGCAGCAAAGACATTTGGGGTTCCTCGTCAAACTATCGGCAGTAGAATTGATAAATTGAATAGAACTAAGTAG